GTGCTCTGTGTCAGCACCCATCACCAGCCTTTGCACACAGAGGTGTTCCTTTGCTAAAGCATTTCACAAACTCACTTCTTCCTCTGGATTCCTGCTGCAAAGCCTCCCAAGCATTTCCTTGCTCTCCATTCTGCAGGCCTTAAGGGAGAGCTAGAAAACCAGGCTGTTATTCTCAGTATCCATTTGAACTCTTCTCTTAAAAATTCCTGTTGGACACCTTTCAGCTGAAGGTCTTTTGAGGCCTCTTCATTTCAAATCCTGTCTGATATAAATTATTGCTTccaaaggcagctctgcttAACAAAGCAATGAGCATCCATAGCTGGAATTGGCAATCAGCTAATTGGGTCAGCTCTTGGAGTGAGTGGTTGGAAGCTCAGTGTTTGAATTGTGGGTGGAAATGGGTAGAAGGACCcagaaaattagttttatttgtCATTTGGATGAGAGGATTGGGttgaggaggcagaggagggatATGCTCTGGGATGTGGGGAGAGGAACATATTTGCAGCCTGACAAATTCACTTTTCTCTGATGGAACCGTTGGCAGTGCCAGCAATAAAACTGCAGAGGGCTCAGGATGGGTCCTGTGTGTGAGCAGAATGGGGTCAGggagtggggctgtgcctgctgtgggtgctggaggagctcagccctcctggctgtccagccttgccctgcagGACCGGAGACTGATGGGGTTCAGGGCTGGCTGGAGGGGAGCTGGGTTTTGTCCTGGATTTCATGGCTGAGCAATCGCCGTGACCAGCACTGGGCTTTGGGAGCACTTCCAGTGTGCCCCTGGGAAAGTGGGGCTGTTCCCTGAGCCAGGGAAGCTGCCCTGTGCAtcgggagggagagagggaggaggaaatgcagtgacaggagagagaaaagccGCCAAGGCTGGAGCTGAGGGCCAGGGTGGCTCAGGGCCACTTTGGGGAGGGTGGCTGAGGCTGGGGTgtcccctggggctgtgagtggcaccagcagagccccgAGGGACCTTTGGGCTCACACTGAGCCAGGagaggctctggggctgcacagagcagagcaggggaatGGCACAACCAGAGAGGGGAAtagcacagccagagcagggaatggcacagccagagccagcctggaaTGGGAGAGCTCCAggtcccagctgggctgggctccagaCTGGGCTGGGACAGACTCAGGGACGAACCCAGAGTGCCCCGagcccccaggctgggctgggacaaaCCCACAGTTTGTCCCTCTCCCCATGGCTCCCCTCAGGaaggccccggccccgctgtcCTGAGGGTTTCTGGCtgagggcaggcacaggagcCATCCCCTGGCAGAGCCTTTTGTTCCTCCCCAAACGAGAGCTTGCGCAAACAATGATGGCAccattcctgctctgcacaTCGATCCGGGGCTCTAGtcaggcaggagagctgcaatAAAACCCCGGCCTTTAATTTTATGCATGGAGAACTTCTTACCTGCCCTCCCCTCGTGTGCTCCCCCCCACAGCTCCTTTTCCAACTGCAGCTATTTTTCCCTGCTGACTTCAGGTGTTTTGTATTCTGCTTAGATCAATAGcagcacaacagcagcagcttcccgGCTGTCACTGGGAAGACcctgctgtcagctccagctctgccggGCTGGAGAGCCCTTGTGCTTCCCCGGCAGACACAAAGGGCTGCGCAGCCAACCCGTGCTCTATTGATTCCGgctttaattatttcttttttcaatcCAGCCTGGGGAAAGCTGTGTTCTTCCCGAGCTCCGGCAGCAGGGtttgggagggagagaggagtgTGAGCTGCCCCAGGAGGGAGATGGCACGGGGGGGAGACTCCTATcagaggtggcactgcagggacacttCTGTCACAAATGCCCCTTGCCCGgggaggtggcactgcagggacactccTGCCAGAGGTGGCACTACCCCTGCTTGTCCCACAACCGGGCTCTGTGCGTTTCCGAGGCACTGGGTTTGTCCTGTCACATCTGTCCCTTGCCAGGGGAggtggcactgtggggacactccTATCAGAGGTGGCACTGCGGGCACactcctgtcacagctgcccctgcagggacactcctGCCAGCGCTGTCCCCACTGTGTGGCTCTgccaaggagctgctccccGGTGATATCCTGCTTAGCAGCCTCCCAGCCGTGGGCAGGAAGAGCAAACCCATTGCCTAATCCGAGCGGCGTGCCAGCGCCACATTAGCTCATGTGAACATTGGCCCTCGCTTGTGGCTTTTTCACAATCTCTGATATTTACGTTGGCCAGCAGCAAATCAATGCCAGCGAACAAAAAGTGTTCAGTGAAACACGGCCTTTGTGTGCATCTGCCATCCCGAGTGCCAGGAGGGAACCAGAGAATGctcagggctggaagggaccttaaagggCACCTCACtgcccccctgccctggcagggacaccttcccttcccttggctgccccagccctgcccagcctggccctgggcactgccagggcagccccagctgtgccagggcctcaccaccctcctgtgatggtgttcagAGGGGCCAAGGATGAgggagagatgaggatctgactccgtgtttcagaaggcttgatttattattttatgatatatattatattaaaactatactaaaagaatggaagaaaggatttcatcagaaggctggctaagaatagaaaaggaaggaatgataacaagggtttgtggctcggacagagagtctgagccagctgtgattggccattaattagaaacaaccccatgagcccaatcccagatgcacctgttgcattccacagcagcacataaccattgtttgcacttcgttcctgaggcctctcagcttctcaggaggaaacatcctaaggaaaggattttccataaaagatgcgTGTGACACCCTCGCAGGGAGGGATTCCTTCCTCCTGTCCAGTTTGATTTCCCCCCTTTCAGCTTGCACCCATTGCTCTTTGTCCTGGAAGAGGAAAGCAGAAACCAAAGCGCCAGGCATGGCCTGGCTCTCCAGGGTTTAATTTGCTCaccttcctctcttttttttggaCACAGACGATTTTGTGGATTCCTTTCCACCAGAGAGCTGAGGCTCaaggggagctgctgtggcctgAGGGGAGAGCCCACCCTGAGAGGGAACTGCAGCGACATTTTCTGCTGCCCAGTGCCCCTGCAGAGGGGAGGAACCCTCGGGTGGCCCCTCAGGCGGGCAGAGCTCACCCTGGAGCCCTCCAAAGCTCtttgtgccagggctgctctgccccgGGACACAGCACACCCACGGCcgggcccagcccagcaggacgGGAGGAGGGCACAAAGCAGGGAAAAGGCTTTGGTGAAGGACAGAAATGTTGGTGAAAGGGGGAGCTCTGAGTTTGTGATGACTGTGGGGAACGGGGTTTGtcagcccccaaaccccctcggCTCTGCGCTGCCTCTGTGCCACATGCAGGAAAGGgttcttggttttatttatatttatttttaaaatttatttgtttatttattaggAGCGTTTGTTGTTTTGCcaagccctggcagagcagtgACCCCACAGCTGTCCCGGAGAGCCCTGGCTGCGCTGTGAGGGCAACGAGCGGCTCCAAGGAGaacggggagggggctcgggcAGCCCCGAaccgggctgggccgggccgggccgggctctgAGCCCGCGgcgctcccccagccccagctgagcccgGGGCAGGACAGCCCCGAACCGaaccgggccgggccgggctgggctctgAGCCCGCTGTGTCCCCCAGGACCCTGGGTCTCACTGTGCCCTCTCCGAGTGTGTTGTGGTGGGTGGGAATCTGGAATAAACACATTTCTCCAGCTTCCTCCTGCAGTTCGAGTTTAACTTCCTAATAAAGTGATTGTTATTTTCCTAACCGGGGGCCTTCcctctgctggtgctgctctggcagTTCCTCTCCCGTCCCGGAGGCTCCGTGGGATGATGATTTCGGATTATTTTGGATAATTTCGGATTATTTctgatgaaattatttctgccCCTGCGCTCCCCTCGGAGCTTTAgggggctcccccagctcccGGCCCTGGGGCCAGCCCGGCGGGTCCGGGGTGTGGGGACCGGGATGGGGGTCCCGGCCCGGACCTGGGCTCTGGTCCTGGGGCTGCGGCCCCGGTCCGGGTCCCGTTCCCGGTCCTGCGTCGTTCCCGGCCCTGTCCTGgtcccattcctgttcccattcctgttcccgttcccatccccatccccgttcCCGGTTTGggccctgtcctgctcccattcccgttcccatccccatccccgttcCCGGTTTGGGCCCTGTCCTGgtcccattcctgttcccattcctgttcccgttcccatccccatccccgttcCCGGTTTGggccctgtcctgctcccattcccgttcccatccccatccccgttcCCGGTTTGGGCCCTGTCCTggtcccattcccgttcccatccccatccccgttcCCGGTTTGggccctgtcctgctcccattcctgttcccgtTCCCGCTCTGGGCCCGCTCCCGGTTCCCGGTGGCCGGAAGCGCGCGGGCCCGCCGGAAGTGACGCGCTGCGGGCGCGCCCCGGGCATGGCGGCGGCGGAGCCCGGGATGAAGCAGTTcaatggcggcggcggcgcgccGGACGCGGAGCGCGGCCGCTTCCCGCACTGCGTGGTGTGGACCCCGATCCCCGTGCTGACGTGAGCGAACCGCCGGGGCCGCACCGGGGCCGGGCCCGGACGCGCTCCCCGGGGCCTCCCCTCGCCAGTCCCGGCAGCCCCGCGCTTCCCCCGAGCCCCTCCCGGGCTCCCCGCTGCCCCTCCCGGGTCCCGCCTGCCGTCCCGGGGCGCTCGGCTGCCGCGGGGCCCCGGCCCGGGACGGGCTCGTTCCGCGGGAGCGGGGGCAGGCCCGGTGCCGAACGCGCTCGGCCCTGCGGGAGCGGAGCGAGCCGGGAACGTGGGAAGCGCTTTAGGAGCGCGGGGATCTGAGAGCAGCCCGTGCCCCGGGGAGTCTCGGTGCGCGCCTTTGCATCCCCGCGACCGGCTGCGCCTTCCCGGCCGAGCGTGGGCAGGCTCCGTGCAGGGAGGGCTCGGAGCTCCGCTCCGCTCGTGAGAGCGCGGGGagctgtggctctgggggctccgggcacagccgggcgtGTTTCTCCACCTGCTCTTCCCCCGGGCTCCCGTCAGGTGATGTTTGCCCAGCCGGGCTCCCAGGCGGGTACGAGACGTGGGGCGGGGTGTGCCGGGATCGGGAACGGCCCGGGAGAGGCTGCACGTCCCCTCCTGCCGTCTCTTTTATCTCTTtgatctcttttcttttttgactgCTTAAAAATTTCATCTCAGCCTTTTCCTGGAGGATTTTCCAGAGCCTTTTAAACATTCCTAACCCCAGCTGAAGGGAGCTGCCAGAGCCACTGAGGCCctcagggagggaggagagggaaatcGGGGAGATCAGCGCAGCTGaggatgctggagcaggtgggaGAGGGCTGGAACAGGACCTGGAGTATCCACTCCTATGGGATGGTGATGGAAGAGGCTGGCATGTAGGTGTGATGAGGGAAAGGGTTTGGGATGTAGATCTGGTGATGGAATGGGCTTGGGACACAGGtctgagggaaagggaaagggttTGGGATGTAGATCTGGTGAGGGCAGGGGGTTGGGATATTGGTGTGCTGCTCCCTGAAGCTGTAAACACCCATCACGGAGAAGGTCTGTGAAACACTGGGATCTCTTAGAGGAGGGAGTGCCCTTGCTAGAGCCAGGAACTCTGTCTGGAGAGCTCGGATCTGGGTTGCTGTGGAAAGCTGCAGCGCGATGGCAAGGTGGGCAGGGCGACCTGGTTTTTGGTTGCTGGAGTGGAAAGTCCGGTTTGTGCGCAGGCAGTCCCTGCAGGATCTGATCTTTGTGCTTGGCTGCACAGAGGGGTTTGTGCGGCTCTGCGCtcgccctgccctgccctgccctggtgtgtgGAGTGTTTTGGGGTGGGTGTTCCCTCCCGGCCTCCTGCCGCGGGGCTGCGGCTGCTCCTTGGTgttctccctgtgctctgctccctgccagcccttgCCTGGCCCCGCtgccgtgctgggagcagggccagctgtCCCCTgacgtgtccctgtccctcgCAGGTGGCTGTTCCCCATCATTGGCCACATGGGCATCTGCACCTCGGCCGGCGTCATCCGCGACTTCGCGGGGCCCTACTTCGTGTCTGTGAGTTACCCCTGcatgccctgcctgctcctgctcaaATCACACCTGCAGGGCCCTCCCAGGGTCTgggctccttgctgctgctcatcTGGGGCTCATCTGGGAGTCTGATAAATAATGGCTGCTTTGGTcagaaggaggggaaaaacaaaTCTCGTGTTCCAGTCTCTAAATTGGGAGTTCAGGAgttaaattctgagcagcagaagTGCCTTCAGCTGCCTCAGTGTGGCTGTTTCTGTCGTGCTGCTCAGCATCAGGTGTGTGCCAGGCTCAGGGTCCAGTGGATTCTGAAAGTAAAGACAGTTTTAATTTGGGATAATTAATGCTCCTAATAGACTGGGACATTTGCAGCCAAGAGTTAACAAAATATTAACACTTAAAAAAGGGAGGGGAACAAGGCACTTGTAGATCAATGATGTCACTGagtgtgcccagagcaggagtATGGGAACAGGGGAATCCTAACCCAGGCACCCCAGGATTAGTGTGGGGGCACTTGGATCACTCAGCCAGCCACCTGTGGAACCTCCAGCAACAGCCATGCCCTGAATGTTGCCTTCCACCTCCTGAGACAGCTctccttttgtttttgcagGAAGACAACATGGCGTTTGGGAAACCTGTGAAGTAAGTGCTGTGTTTGTGTTAACCTGAGcggctgccctgcagctcctggggacaggcGAGCTGTGACATTGCTTTTCCTGGTGCTCAGCTGCCCTCCTTCACCTTGGTGGCCGCTGCGTCTCTGCTTTTCAGGAAACCACATGAAATTAAATCGTTTTAGCAGCATGACAGCAACGTGGTGGTGTTAATAACCAGAGCTGTGTGGAGCCTTTGttagagaaaaggaaaggaaaaggctaAACCGTTCTAGGATGATGTTAACAAGTGCTCTGGGTAAAcactgcctggctgtgctggtgagCTGAGGGCTCTCCCATCCCGCCAGTGCTGGGTTTGTGTTTGGAATGGCTGGGAGGTTCCTTCGGGGtgtgggagcagctcagggctgtcccctgAGCTCTGTGATTCCTggctggggtgctgggggtgctgagcagCCTTTCTGCTGCCCCTGCTTGTCCCAGAGCTTATAGGGGGatagaatagaagaaaataaaggtagtgtagaaagtaatcttacccctaaggtgtcgcagctgggccaattatcaaagattaggagcaggcctgactcttaacaggccacagctggtAATCAGTGAGAAGgagagtgctataaaagagtggggtggtgttgagaaggagctggagtcagtggctgctttgtgaggaagggtcagtgctctgaggagctgcccacgagaaacaccaagaaggtttggaacctttgcaataaggagacagcagcatggcacccctgcaataagatgacaacaagAGCTGGGCTCCCTGCATTTCAGAGGCCCTGGGTTTGTCCAAGCCCTTTAGGagtgtgcagggccaggagttggtCTCTGATCCTGGTGGCTGCTTTGAGGCGGTGATTCACCAAGGAGCAAGCACTGGGGCAGGTGCAGCAGTAGAACCGTGCCAAGGAAGCCGTTCTCACCCTCCCAGGTACTGGAAGCTGGATCCCAGCAAGGTTTATGCCACTGGTGCCAACGCGTGGGACACGGCCGTGCACGACGCCTCCGAGGAGTACAAGCACCGCATGGTacagcccctgcccaggctgggaggagTGAGGGAGGGTCCCCAGGGGCTCCCAGAGACACTCTGGAcacccatccctggcagtgttcaaggccaggttggagcaagGAGCTTCTAAGCCCatccaaccccaaccattccCTATctctgcaggggctggaagggatccctcccctccccagtgctTGGCTCCTTGCCACAAGGGTGAGACCTGGACTGGGAAACCTCAGGGACAGGATTTCTAATCCCTTTTTGTGTTCCAGCACAACCTCTGCTGTGACAACTGCCATTCCCACGTGGCCCTGGCCTTAAACTTGATGAGATATGATAACAGCACCTCCTGGAACATGGTGAAGCTGTGCTTCTTCACACTCCTCTATGGGAAATACGTCAGGTGAGCTGGGGAACAGCCTGGATTTGGCAGCAGAAGGGGCTCTTTGCTTCTCCTGAGCCCTCTGAGGCATCACCTGGCCTGTGGAGAAGGGAGAAGCATCCCCCCAGCCGTGGGTGTGTTGCTGTGGGTGGTGCTGTcgctgcctgtgctcagcaggagaagcaggagtGCTTGCTGGGTTGCACTAGGTGCTGCTCCCAAAATCCTGTTCCTGGCTGCTGGTTTGGAGTGCCTGGAATTTGGGAAATGCTGGCTAAAGCAAATCTCACTCTGTGTTGTCTTCTGGCTGGGGTAGGTCAGAACATAAGGTCACAGGATGGCTTCTCTCCAAGGATTACTGGTTTCCCTCCCCTCTCTTGGGTCTTGTTTACATAAAAACTGGTCTgatttccagctgctgtggagCTTCCCACTGCACTGGGGAGGGAAACCCCGAGCTTTCCTTAAGGAAAGGCTCCTGAAGCTCCACTTCTGGGGAGTCTTCCCTGTCCTGGGAGAGCTGCTTTACCTGCTATTGAGCAAGGATAGCTCCAGCTGTCCTGGTTAAATCCACCAGCAGTTAGAATAACAAGCCCTGTGGTAATGGGGTTTCATTTTTTCTGTCCTCCTGTCAACATTCCTGTCTGAGCAGGGGTGAAATGGGCTTGTCTTTCACTTAATTTAAGCTGGAAGGAGACTCCAGCCCTGTTGTTTTTGATATATTTATTGTGGTCCTGACTGAGTCTCAGTTTTTAACACCAAATTTCCAGGCTGGGGTGtgtggcagcaccagcagcaggtaaCAGGCATTTGTCTCCTTCTGATTTCTCCAGCTGTTCTCCCATCCTTTTGTCTCTGCTGGTTTCTCACATTTAACCCTTGccccctttccctcctgcagcataGGGGGCTTTGTGAAGACCTGGCTGCCCTTTGTGCTGTTCCTGGGGGTGATTGTGACCGTGGTTCTCACCCTGCACCTGCGGTGATGGCAGCCCTGACCCCCCATCCCTGAGCACACAAAGGAAGAAACTGTGACTGATCCAGCAGGATGGAGGCCCGGGGCTTGGGAGCCTTTTCCAGGGAAGGTGGCAGCCCCACTCCATCGTGACAGCTCATCTTCGTCTCCTGGAGCTGgcttcttttcctcctgtttctGTTCTCTCGATGGTGTCTCCCTGTGTCCGGGGTCTGGAAGCTTctgccctccctctctgcagctggggaggtgGGAGTGGGACCAGGGAAAGAGAGGGGTGGTCACCTTTGCTTTCAGTGCCAAGAAAAGCctcagggcaggctctgcctcctgcagatCCACCTTGGGAGGGTCTCTCTGATcccctgctttcctcctcctcctcaccagATGCTTCCTCAGTTCCTGGGTTTGCAGCTGGGAGTTGCTGTTTTCCCTGTGGCacacctctccagcagcacacaTTCCAGAGGGGAGGTGTGGGGTGCCCAGCACTCAGGGATGgccccagcaggggcaggaggtgagGTGGGACAGTCCTGAGGGATGCTCCATGGCGGGGCAGCtcccctggtcctgctggtgagcctgcacaggcagggaagccgaagggctggctgggagcagctcgTGGCAGGGTGCACCCCTCAGGAGCCTGCTGCAGCTTGGGGAGGCAGCCCTTGGTCCCTTTCAGCTTGTGCCAGGGAAAACATCGCTCCCCTGCTTCTCCTTGGGCTCTCTGTTGCTAAATCTGGCGCTGCAGTCCTCACAAGCACTCGTTTCCCTTTGATCCccgagcaggcagcagctggggcagggagctgagcctggggctggaggagctctgtgggagcagcacctgagcctggagctgcagaggggccacaggcactgggagctgcctgtctggctgggcagggcagaggcttCTCCTGGCTGGCGACTGGGGAATGGtacagggagctctggggagaCAGCTGGGCACgggggctgtgcagggattggtgtggggggcacagctgggcacagggattgGTGtggggggcacacctgggcacagggattGGTGtggggggcacacctgggcacagggattGGTGTGGGGGGCACAGCTCAGGTAGGATTGGCCATGGGGGGTTTGTCCTTgagtgccaggcaggaagggagtctggctgtgccctggaaCCCCTTGTACAGCTGGGtctgctctgcaggtgctgGTTTTGGAGGGCTCTGAGCCAGGGGAGTTTTAACCCCAGCCTGTcatgtgcagctgagcaggTCCCTGCTGGATGTAGAGGGggagaaagcttttccactcacaCCTTTACCACCCTTGACAGGTTCCAAGGAATCCATTTCAGGGAGAGCTTGTGGCCAGCAAAGCTTTCCTGGGGTCCCTGCCGTGGCTGCAGCTTCCCCTGACTGCAGAGCCCACTCACTCACCGTCTGCCCGCTGGTTCTCACTCCCCTCCCCATGTGCCATTCCCTGACTTCTCTGGCCTTGTGGGAGGCTTGGGCCCCGCTCAAGCTCGTTTCTGTGCTTGTCCCTTTTCCTCAGTCGCTTTTAAGCCACCCCTCACACCTCCTGCTCATTACTGTCCCTCTGTCACCCCGTCGTGGCCTTgccccccagcctggagctgctctgtgcagtccctcccttcccctcccatgctcagagcagggatggaggcgCTGGGGCACTGAAATCCCGATCAGAGAGAGCGGGGATGAAAGCACGGAGCGCTCGGGGAGCGCTGCCcgcagtgcccagggctgggagagggcagagctTTCCCTTGTGCTGATTTCAGAGCGATTCCTTGGAGTGCCGGCCCCGGGGCCGGAGCCACCCTCAGCAATAACCCCGAGCCCTCCCGTCCGTGTTTTATCCACGAGCTCTGCGAGAATTGCCAAAGCTGAGACTTGGGGGTGTGGGGGGGCCCCTGGAGTTCCAAAACCCCACTGTGAAATTCCCTCTCGTTTGCTCCC
The sequence above is drawn from the Ammospiza caudacuta isolate bAmmCau1 chromosome 25, bAmmCau1.pri, whole genome shotgun sequence genome and encodes:
- the TMEM222 gene encoding transmembrane protein 222, encoding MAAAEPGMKQFNGGGGAPDAERGRFPHCVVWTPIPVLTWLFPIIGHMGICTSAGVIRDFAGPYFVSEDNMAFGKPVKYWKLDPSKVYATGANAWDTAVHDASEEYKHRMHNLCCDNCHSHVALALNLMRYDNSTSWNMVKLCFFTLLYGKYVSIGGFVKTWLPFVLFLGVIVTVVLTLHLR